Proteins encoded within one genomic window of Synechococcus sp. PCC 7335:
- the ruvC gene encoding crossover junction endodeoxyribonuclease RuvC, whose protein sequence is MTKRILGLDPGLAILGFGVLEYDPAKMRDLMPDIRVIDYGIVQTPARTDTGQRLCTIYNDLHSVIDEYKPDLVSIEKLFFYRMGNTILVAQARGVVMLVLAQCNLPFVEFTPAQIKQSITGHGNADKVEVQDAVARELNLEAIPKPDDAADGLAVALTAWFRME, encoded by the coding sequence ATGACTAAGCGCATTCTTGGTTTGGACCCGGGTTTGGCAATTTTAGGGTTTGGCGTGCTCGAGTATGACCCAGCCAAGATGCGAGACTTGATGCCAGATATTCGAGTCATAGACTATGGCATTGTGCAGACGCCTGCTCGTACGGATACCGGCCAGCGCCTTTGTACTATATATAACGACTTGCACAGCGTCATCGACGAGTACAAGCCAGATTTGGTTTCAATTGAGAAGCTTTTTTTTTATCGGATGGGTAATACCATTTTGGTTGCCCAGGCTAGAGGCGTTGTGATGTTGGTGCTAGCTCAGTGCAATTTGCCTTTTGTAGAGTTTACGCCTGCTCAAATTAAGCAGTCGATCACTGGCCACGGCAATGCGGATAAAGTAGAAGTGCAGGACGCTGTAGCTAGAGAGCTGAACCTAGAGGCAATTCCTAAGCCGGACGACGCGGCGGATGGTTTGGCTGTTGCTTTGACAGCTTGGTTTCGTATGGAATAG